A window of the Tautonia rosea genome harbors these coding sequences:
- a CDS encoding transposase — protein sequence EPARVFAELRYQTLESWSRTRRVVAKAEHLARGANPRFVVTSISAEARPAQPLYEEDYCARGEAENRIKEQQLYLFADRTSAGTIRANQLRLFFASVAYTLLNALRRRGLPGTD from the coding sequence GGAACCGGCCCGGGTCTTCGCCGAGTTGCGTTATCAGACCCTGGAGAGCTGGAGCCGCACGCGGCGGGTGGTGGCCAAGGCCGAGCACCTGGCCCGGGGAGCCAACCCCCGCTTCGTGGTCACATCGATCTCGGCCGAAGCCCGACCGGCGCAGCCGCTCTACGAGGAGGACTACTGTGCCCGCGGCGAGGCGGAGAATCGGATCAAGGAACAACAATTGTACCTGTTTGCCGATCGGACCAGTGCCGGGACGATACGGGCCAACCAGCTGCGGCTGTTCTTCGCGTCGGTGGCGTATACCCTGCTCAATGCGTTGCGTCGGCGGGGCCTGCCGGGGACCGACC